In the genome of Raphanus sativus cultivar WK10039 chromosome 4, ASM80110v3, whole genome shotgun sequence, one region contains:
- the LOC108830980 gene encoding uncharacterized protein LOC108830980, with amino-acid sequence MKLKQLEGLLGDLQQFSNPKVDLEQYPTGPHIASRMLFTAENSYGDITDKVVADFGCGCGTLSAAAALLDAACVIGFDIDPQSLETATLNAEELEVEIDFVQCDITKLELKGRVVDTVVMNPPFGTRKKGADMEFLSAAMKVASRAVYSLHKTSTREHIKRAALRDFNAKTAEVICELRYDLPKLYKFHKRKEVDIAVDLWRFEPKQK; translated from the exons ATGAAGCTGAAGCAATTAGAAGGCTTGTTGGGTGATCTTCAACAGTTCTCTAACcctaaa GTAGACTTGGAGCAGTACCCAACAGGTCCTCACATTGCTTCTCGCATGCTCTTCACT GCAGAGAATTCATATGGAGACATAACTGATAAAGTCGTTGCGGACTTTGGTTGTGGCTGCGGCACTCTTAGTGCTGCTGCTGCTCTTCTAGATGCTGC TTGTGTGATTGGATTCGATATCGACCCACAATCTCTTGAAACAGCAACACTTAATGCAGAGGAGCTTGAG GTGGAGATAGATTTTGTTCAGTGTGACATTACAAAGCTAGAGTTAAAAG GCCGGGTTGTAGATACTGTTGTGATGAATCCTCCCTTTGGTACGCGGAAGAAAGGAGCTGACATGGAGTTTCTTTCTGCGGCTATGAAGGTCGCCTCTCGAGCTGTTTACTCCTTGCATAAGACATCTACTAGAGAA CACATTAAAAGGGCTGCGTTGCGTGATTTTAATGCGAAAACTGCTGAAGTTATATGTGAG CTCCGGTATGACTTGCCGAAACTGTACAAGTTCCATAAGCGAAAAGAAGTTGATATTGCTGTTGATCTCTGGCGCTTTGAGCCTAAACAGAAGTAG